A portion of the Corynebacterium rouxii genome contains these proteins:
- a CDS encoding heat shock protein transcriptional repressor HspR: protein MAQEFSGDVFVISVAAELAGMHAQTLRTYDRLGLVTPQRTRGGGRRYSRDDVELLRTVQHLSQVEGVNLAGIKSIIELKKENAQLRRELAVARAEVEELKTRGARPRGEIVHVPRSTAVVMWEPCRGSRHQD from the coding sequence ATGGCCCAAGAGTTTTCTGGCGACGTTTTTGTTATCTCCGTTGCTGCGGAGCTTGCGGGAATGCACGCTCAAACCTTGCGCACCTATGATCGGCTCGGCCTTGTCACACCGCAGCGTACTCGCGGTGGTGGCCGCAGGTACTCGCGTGACGACGTTGAACTCCTGCGCACTGTCCAACACCTAAGCCAGGTAGAAGGCGTGAACTTGGCGGGTATTAAGTCGATCATCGAGCTGAAGAAGGAAAATGCACAGCTGCGCAGGGAACTTGCTGTGGCACGGGCTGAGGTTGAGGAACTCAAAACTCGTGGGGCGCGCCCTCGCGGTGAGATTGTTCATGTGCCTCGCTCAACGGCAGTGGTGATGTGGGAACCGTGCCGCGGTTCGCGGCACCAGGATTAA
- the dnaJ gene encoding molecular chaperone DnaJ, which produces MAAKNEWAEKDYYADLGVSSSATEAEIKKAYRKLARENHPDSHPGDAAAEERFKKVAEAYDVVGDETKRKEYDEFRSMIASGGFGGAGFPGGFRTQEGFDFDLGDIFGSGAGRGHAPQGGFGDIFGGIFNRGGGARNAARPTRGADVETEITLEFREAAKGTTIPLQLTGDAPCHTCHGSGSRSGAPTTCTKCNGTGFTSENKGAFGFSAPCTQCGGTGKMISDPCPDCSGTGTQRRTRSITVRIPAGVVDGQKVRLAGQGEAGPNGLPAGDLYVTVHVKNDRVFTRSGDDLEVTVPVSYAELALGDTISVPTLDLPVRVRIPSGTPNGRVLRVRGKGVPKRGGSAGDLLVKVEVTVPSSLDAASASALRAYVQAERDAGFDPRAGWAGK; this is translated from the coding sequence ATGGCAGCGAAAAACGAGTGGGCTGAGAAAGACTACTATGCCGACCTAGGAGTCTCCTCGTCCGCAACCGAAGCGGAAATTAAAAAGGCGTATCGCAAGCTGGCTCGAGAAAACCACCCCGATTCTCACCCAGGTGATGCGGCGGCCGAAGAGCGCTTTAAAAAGGTTGCTGAGGCCTATGACGTTGTAGGCGATGAGACGAAGCGGAAAGAGTACGATGAGTTTCGCTCCATGATCGCTTCCGGCGGGTTCGGAGGCGCCGGATTCCCCGGCGGGTTTCGGACGCAAGAAGGCTTCGACTTCGACCTCGGAGACATCTTTGGATCTGGAGCGGGTAGAGGCCACGCTCCGCAAGGTGGTTTTGGGGATATCTTCGGTGGCATTTTCAACCGCGGCGGTGGTGCTCGCAACGCAGCTCGGCCGACGCGGGGGGCCGACGTCGAAACGGAGATAACCCTCGAATTCCGTGAGGCGGCCAAGGGCACCACGATTCCCTTGCAGCTGACTGGCGACGCCCCCTGCCACACCTGCCACGGCTCCGGTTCGCGCTCTGGTGCGCCCACCACGTGTACCAAGTGCAATGGAACTGGGTTTACCTCGGAAAACAAGGGAGCCTTTGGGTTCTCTGCACCGTGTACGCAGTGCGGTGGCACTGGAAAGATGATCTCCGATCCGTGCCCTGATTGCTCAGGTACTGGAACGCAGCGTCGTACTCGCTCGATCACCGTGCGCATTCCAGCGGGCGTGGTCGATGGCCAAAAGGTGCGTCTAGCAGGCCAAGGTGAAGCTGGTCCTAACGGGCTACCCGCGGGTGATCTTTATGTCACTGTGCATGTGAAAAACGACCGAGTATTTACCCGTTCAGGTGATGATCTTGAAGTGACTGTGCCGGTGTCCTATGCGGAGTTGGCGTTGGGCGATACCATTTCGGTGCCTACGCTCGATCTTCCGGTTCGGGTTCGTATTCCTTCCGGTACACCTAATGGTCGTGTGCTGAGGGTGCGCGGTAAGGGCGTTCCTAAGCGTGGCGGTTCTGCGGGAGATCTGCTGGTCAAGGTGGAAGTGACGGTGCCGTCGAGTTTGGATGCGGCGTCGGCAAGCGCGCTGCGCGCCTATGTTCAAGCCGAGCGGGACGCGGGTTTTGATCCGCGTGCTGGCTGGGCAGGAAAATAA